Proteins from a single region of Lentimicrobium saccharophilum:
- a CDS encoding exodeoxyribonuclease III, protein MKIITYNVNGVRSALNKGLITWLMREKPDVLCLQETKAQPDQIPVEEFEALGYHCHWFSAEKKGYSGVGLLSLKQPDAVFSGIGIDRYDVEGRLIRADFGDVTVVSVYHPSGTTGDERQAFKMEWLEDFYDYALGLSDIRPNLVLSGDYNICHRPIDIHDPIRNAGSSGFLPEERAWMEDFLNSGFTDTFRFFNKHPHHYTWWSYRAGARKRNLGWRIDYNMTSIPLREKLLNARILPEAVHSDHCPVMLELDC, encoded by the coding sequence ATGAAAATCATCACCTATAATGTAAACGGGGTACGCTCGGCGCTTAACAAAGGGCTGATAACCTGGCTTATGCGTGAGAAGCCCGATGTGCTTTGCCTGCAGGAGACCAAGGCGCAGCCTGATCAGATACCTGTTGAAGAGTTTGAAGCACTGGGATATCATTGCCACTGGTTTTCTGCAGAGAAGAAAGGTTACAGCGGGGTCGGACTCCTCAGCCTGAAGCAACCGGATGCTGTTTTCAGCGGGATCGGCATCGACCGCTATGATGTGGAAGGCCGGCTGATAAGGGCTGATTTCGGTGATGTTACCGTGGTAAGTGTATATCATCCATCCGGTACAACCGGGGATGAACGGCAGGCTTTTAAAATGGAATGGCTGGAGGACTTTTATGATTATGCCCTGGGGTTGTCCGATATCCGTCCGAACCTTGTTTTATCCGGAGATTATAACATCTGTCACCGGCCGATTGATATTCACGATCCCATACGCAATGCCGGCAGTTCAGGTTTTCTGCCCGAAGAACGTGCATGGATGGAGGACTTTCTGAACAGTGGTTTTACCGATACTTTCCGGTTTTTCAATAAACATCCGCATCATTACACCTGGTGGAGCTACCGTGCCGGTGCCCGTAAACGCAACCTGGGATGGCGCATCGATTACAACATGACAAGCATTCCGCTGCGGGAGAAGCTTCTGAACGCCCGTATCCTGCCCGAAGCGGTTCATTCCGATCATTGCCCTGTCATGCTGGAACTTGATTGTTAG
- a CDS encoding phosphatase PAP2 family protein codes for MIKVLRHDQWLFFLLTGIYWLFLSILLLLEGYRGSFLLLNGLHRPWLDYPMFILTHLGDALILTSLLALLLTRTRPDLVLLLIITVAITGLFGQLLKNTFFDGWDRPLRVFAETGGVHTVAGYKMYHNAFPSGHSIVAAAAITTLVLNLPYGYGFRFWMGLAVIIISYTRIYTGVHFAGDVLAGTVIGAAGAIMITAWLAEPMKKRTEALTVNRARRMRWWLWGIALFSFVAGVALVVDML; via the coding sequence ATGATAAAAGTACTCAGACATGATCAGTGGTTGTTTTTTTTGCTGACGGGGATTTACTGGCTTTTTCTGTCCATATTGCTGTTGCTTGAAGGATACAGGGGAAGTTTCCTGTTGCTGAACGGGCTGCACCGGCCATGGCTCGATTACCCCATGTTCATCCTGACCCACCTGGGCGATGCGCTGATCCTTACCTCCCTGCTGGCATTGCTTCTTACCCGGACGCGGCCTGACCTTGTGCTGCTGTTGATAATCACCGTGGCAATCACCGGCTTGTTCGGGCAACTGCTCAAAAATACCTTTTTTGACGGGTGGGACCGTCCCTTGCGCGTCTTTGCCGAAACCGGAGGTGTTCATACTGTTGCCGGATATAAAATGTACCATAACGCTTTCCCGTCGGGGCACAGCATTGTGGCTGCTGCGGCCATCACTACGCTTGTCCTGAACCTGCCTTATGGCTATGGTTTCCGCTTTTGGATGGGACTGGCTGTGATCATTATCTCTTACACAAGGATTTACACCGGGGTTCATTTTGCGGGGGATGTGCTGGCCGGTACGGTCATTGGTGCAGCCGGAGCCATCATGATTACCGCATGGCTGGCAGAGCCAATGAAGAAAAGAACAGAAGCCCTGACCGTGAACCGCGCCAGGCGGATGCGATGGTGGTTATGGGGCATTGCCCTGTTCAGCTTTGTGGCAGGCGTTGCCCTGGTGGTCGATATGCTTTAA
- a CDS encoding chloride channel protein, protein MIITGLLIRVSKWRVKHISHRNFVLILSLVIGLVSGLAAILLKNTVYYTHYFLTRGFDAESGNLLYLAYPLFGIALTVLFVRYVVRDDISHGVSRILYAISKNNSHLKVHNNYSSLISSTITVGFGGSVGLEAPIVLTGASIGSNLARVMRMDYRTITLMIGCGAAGAIAGIFKAPIAAVIFALEVLMLDLTMASLIPLLISAVTGATISSFLMGSAVIFSFSVNDPFSLGNIPFYIILGMVTGLVSLYFNRANSFIESRIEAIKRPVIRMLAGGLALSLLIFLLPPLYGEGYEVLTDILNGRGDEIVNNSFFYPFRENHWLFLGFLLLVMFFKVIAMACTTGGGGIGGVFAPSLFMGGVTGFFTARFINQLGFGHLPESNFALAGMAGVMAAVMHAPLTAIFLIAEITGGYGFFIPLIITSTISYLTINLYEPHGIYTKQLAARGELITHDKDKAVLSRLSIHKLIETNFLTIGPDASLGDLVKVIARSERNVFPVIDQENNFLGVVFINEIRDIMFNHELYNTTFVRNLMYMPEPLISINETMEEVAGKFSESAHYNLPVLNDGKYVGFVSRANVFSAYRKLVKEYSQD, encoded by the coding sequence ATGATCATAACCGGATTATTGATAAGGGTAAGCAAGTGGAGGGTAAAGCATATCAGCCACCGCAACTTCGTGCTTATCCTCAGTCTGGTAATCGGACTGGTGAGCGGGCTGGCTGCCATTCTGCTCAAGAACACTGTTTATTACACACATTATTTTCTGACACGCGGATTTGATGCGGAGAGCGGCAACCTGTTATACCTGGCTTATCCGTTGTTTGGTATTGCATTAACAGTTCTTTTCGTGCGTTATGTCGTCAGAGATGATATATCCCATGGGGTGAGTCGCATCCTTTATGCCATTTCGAAAAACAACAGTCATTTAAAAGTACATAACAATTATTCTTCTCTGATTTCCAGTACTATAACGGTCGGTTTTGGCGGATCGGTGGGATTGGAGGCGCCCATTGTGCTGACCGGGGCTTCTATAGGCTCAAACCTTGCCCGGGTGATGCGCATGGATTACCGCACCATCACCCTGATGATCGGCTGTGGTGCCGCCGGCGCCATCGCAGGTATTTTCAAAGCTCCCATTGCCGCGGTGATCTTTGCACTGGAAGTGCTGATGCTCGACCTGACCATGGCCTCCCTGATCCCTTTGCTGATTTCAGCAGTCACCGGTGCCACCATCTCTTCTTTCCTTATGGGAAGCGCAGTCATCTTTTCCTTTTCCGTTAATGATCCCTTCAGCCTTGGGAATATTCCTTTTTACATTATCCTGGGCATGGTCACCGGCCTGGTTTCGCTTTACTTCAATCGTGCAAATTCTTTTATCGAGTCGCGCATCGAGGCCATCAAACGGCCGGTTATCCGCATGCTTGCAGGTGGCCTGGCGCTGAGCCTGCTGATTTTCCTGTTACCCCCGCTTTATGGAGAAGGATATGAGGTGCTTACTGATATTCTGAACGGAAGGGGCGATGAAATTGTGAACAACTCGTTTTTCTATCCTTTTCGTGAGAATCATTGGCTTTTCCTGGGATTTCTGCTGCTGGTCATGTTCTTTAAGGTTATTGCCATGGCCTGTACCACAGGCGGAGGCGGCATAGGGGGTGTTTTTGCACCTTCCCTGTTTATGGGCGGAGTTACCGGTTTCTTTACCGCACGGTTTATCAATCAGCTGGGCTTCGGACATTTGCCCGAAAGCAATTTCGCCCTTGCCGGGATGGCCGGCGTGATGGCTGCAGTGATGCATGCCCCCCTTACTGCAATATTCCTGATAGCGGAAATTACCGGAGGGTACGGGTTTTTTATCCCATTGATCATTACTTCAACCATTTCTTACCTGACCATCAATCTTTACGAACCGCATGGCATCTATACCAAACAACTGGCTGCAAGGGGAGAACTGATTACACATGATAAGGATAAAGCAGTACTCTCCCGGCTCAGCATTCACAAGCTTATAGAAACCAATTTCCTGACCATAGGCCCGGATGCCAGTCTCGGCGACCTGGTAAAGGTGATCGCCCGTTCCGAAAGAAATGTATTCCCGGTGATTGATCAGGAAAATAACTTCCTGGGCGTGGTTTTTATCAATGAAATCAGGGATATCATGTTCAACCATGAGTTATACAATACGACTTTTGTCCGCAACCTGATGTATATGCCTGAACCGCTGATAAGTATCAATGAAACAATGGAAGAAGTGGCAGGGAAATTCAGCGAGAGTGCGCATTATAACCTGCCGGTGCTTAACGATGGCAAATACGTGGGTTTTGTTTCGAGGGCGAATGTTTTTTCGGCTTATCGAAAGCTGGTAAAGGAATATTCACAGGATTAG
- a CDS encoding putative LPS assembly protein LptD produces MLLLIPAIVCVFLLKPLNAGAQEVEAGLPANDSVRIVLDSINWRTGQPPDTLQDITGKPQKKSSISSKVEYSATDSISLDLESQKVYLYRDADIKYEKIHQKAAFIEIDFNTNMLRARPLKDSLGKDYGKPEFIEGDQSFVSEEINYNFKSTKGLIKNVITREGEGYLHGEVVKKLEANVSNMRHGAYTTCNLDHPHFSIQFTKAKVIPNNKIVTGPAFLTIEDVPLPLVLPFGLFPNKRGQTSGVRIPTYGESANRGFYLENGGYYFGINDYMELYLLGDIYSRGSWALKPQFNYRKRYKFNGSFNFSYAINTEGIRETSSFKRNRDFRVAWNHSQDPRARPKSRFSANVNFVSSQYNKYNPTTTQDLLTNTFQSSISYQTALFRDKISFTSALSHSQNTSNKMVNLTLPSISVSANRFYPLRKPGKTTNLKWYDNISVNYSMSARNEVNVPDTMLFKPQMYDAFRNGMQHKIPVSSSVKILKYFTLSNTFDFTERWYSRSIAKSWVNDTLWSGENYKVGYIQTDTLDGFKAGRDFSFTSSLNTTLYGMLQFKKGPLRAIRHVARPSVSMSMRPDFGKSSFGYYREVQSDTLGNVQRYSVFGSGSDYAPLYGSPPDGRSGRVSFSIGNNLEMKVRSKSDTVTGMKKVMLIESFNIGTSYDLARDSLQWSVVNISARTTLFKKLQIQYSSIWDPYVISETGRRLNQFEWDKNRRLLRRDNTAWNFSLRYDFASGKKKSQAPRTAGTEEAQSELEQFQQNPQNYIDWNNPWNLGLTYNLNYTGRNLPATGTVKSEVVQTLGFNGDVSITSKWKFSMQSGWDFKLNKLAHTSVNVYRDLHCWEMRFNWIPIGYYKSWNFYIKVKASVLQDLKLNRKKDFRDN; encoded by the coding sequence ATGCTGCTGCTCATACCTGCTATAGTCTGTGTTTTTCTGCTGAAACCTCTTAATGCCGGCGCTCAGGAAGTTGAAGCCGGCCTGCCGGCGAACGACTCGGTAAGGATCGTGCTTGACTCAATCAACTGGCGCACAGGGCAGCCTCCCGACACCCTTCAGGATATCACCGGCAAGCCTCAAAAGAAAAGTTCCATCAGCAGCAAGGTTGAATACAGCGCCACAGACTCCATCAGTCTGGACCTTGAATCACAAAAGGTTTACCTTTATCGCGATGCCGATATCAAATATGAAAAAATTCACCAGAAGGCCGCTTTTATCGAGATTGACTTCAATACAAATATGCTGAGGGCGCGGCCTTTAAAAGACTCGCTGGGAAAGGATTACGGGAAGCCGGAATTCATTGAAGGAGACCAATCGTTTGTTTCGGAAGAGATCAATTACAATTTTAAGTCAACCAAGGGGCTGATTAAAAATGTGATTACCAGGGAAGGAGAAGGGTACCTGCACGGGGAGGTGGTGAAAAAACTGGAGGCCAACGTGAGCAATATGCGGCATGGAGCCTATACCACCTGCAACCTCGATCATCCTCATTTCAGTATTCAGTTTACAAAGGCCAAAGTAATTCCGAATAACAAAATTGTGACAGGGCCGGCTTTTCTTACCATTGAAGATGTGCCCCTTCCGCTGGTGCTGCCGTTCGGACTTTTTCCCAACAAGCGGGGGCAGACGTCGGGTGTCAGGATTCCCACTTACGGTGAGTCGGCCAACCGCGGATTTTACCTCGAAAACGGCGGCTATTATTTTGGCATCAACGATTATATGGAACTTTACCTGTTGGGTGATATCTATTCACGGGGAAGCTGGGCGCTCAAACCGCAGTTTAATTACCGCAAACGCTACAAATTCAACGGTTCTTTCAATTTCAGCTATGCCATCAACACCGAAGGCATCAGGGAGACCAGCAGTTTCAAGCGCAACCGCGACTTCAGGGTGGCATGGAACCACAGCCAGGACCCCAGGGCAAGACCCAAATCTAGGTTCAGCGCCAATGTTAACTTTGTTTCAAGTCAGTACAATAAATACAATCCTACCACCACCCAGGATTTGCTGACCAATACTTTCCAGTCGAGCATTAGTTACCAGACAGCCCTTTTCAGGGATAAAATTTCCTTCACGTCGGCCCTCAGTCATAGTCAGAACACCTCCAACAAAATGGTGAACCTTACTTTGCCAAGCATTTCGGTATCGGCAAACCGTTTTTACCCGCTGCGGAAGCCGGGTAAAACGACCAACCTGAAGTGGTATGACAACATCAGCGTCAACTACTCGATGTCGGCCCGCAATGAGGTAAATGTTCCGGATACCATGTTGTTCAAGCCTCAGATGTACGATGCTTTCCGCAACGGTATGCAACATAAAATCCCTGTCAGTTCAAGTGTAAAGATCCTGAAATACTTTACCCTGAGCAATACGTTCGACTTTACGGAGCGCTGGTACAGCAGGAGTATCGCCAAATCATGGGTAAACGACACACTGTGGAGCGGCGAAAACTATAAGGTCGGTTACATTCAGACCGACACCCTTGATGGATTTAAGGCCGGGCGCGACTTCAGCTTTACTTCCTCGCTGAATACCACCCTTTACGGGATGCTGCAGTTTAAAAAAGGACCCTTAAGGGCCATCAGGCATGTGGCCAGGCCTTCCGTTTCCATGTCGATGCGGCCCGATTTCGGAAAGTCATCATTCGGATATTACCGGGAGGTTCAGTCCGATACACTGGGTAATGTACAGCGGTATTCTGTCTTTGGCAGCGGATCCGATTATGCGCCGCTGTATGGTTCACCGCCCGACGGGCGATCCGGGAGGGTGAGTTTCAGCATCGGTAACAACCTGGAGATGAAGGTGCGTTCGAAGAGTGATACGGTTACCGGGATGAAGAAGGTGATGCTGATAGAGAGTTTTAATATCGGCACATCCTACGATCTTGCCAGGGATTCGCTGCAGTGGTCGGTGGTGAATATCAGCGCAAGAACAACCCTTTTCAAGAAACTGCAGATTCAGTATTCCAGTATATGGGATCCTTATGTGATCAGCGAAACCGGCCGCAGGCTGAACCAGTTTGAATGGGATAAAAACCGCCGTCTGCTGAGGCGCGACAATACTGCCTGGAACTTCTCATTGCGGTATGATTTTGCTTCAGGCAAGAAAAAAAGTCAGGCGCCGCGGACAGCCGGCACCGAAGAAGCTCAGAGCGAACTCGAGCAATTTCAGCAGAACCCGCAGAACTATATCGACTGGAACAATCCCTGGAACCTGGGCCTTACCTATAACCTGAACTATACCGGCCGGAACCTGCCGGCCACCGGGACGGTCAAGAGTGAAGTGGTGCAAACGCTGGGTTTCAACGGGGATGTCAGCATCACGTCCAAATGGAAATTTTCCATGCAATCGGGATGGGATTTTAAACTGAACAAGCTTGCCCATACGTCCGTAAATGTTTATCGTGATCTTCATTGCTGGGAGATGCGTTTTAACTGGATTCCCATCGGATACTACAAGAGCTGGAACTTTTATATCAAGGTAAAGGCCAGTGTGTTGCAGGACCTGAAGCTGAACCGCAAGAAGGACTTCAGGGATAATTAG
- a CDS encoding N-acetylmuramoyl-L-alanine amidase family protein codes for MENRGSKLTKIVMVFKRIILIFILFTGVFVSTPSLWAQKVQRVVIDAGHGGHDPGAVGKYSKEKDITLSIALKTGNLIKEHLKDVEVIYTRKTDVFVELHRRARIANEAKADLFISIHCNANKSTTPYGSETYVMGLHRSDANLAVAQLENASILLEDDYHVQYEGFDPRSPEGYIFFSMLQNAFLDQGLDLASRVQGHFRDHVKLYDRGVKQAGFLVLYKTTMPSVLIEAGFISNANEEKLLASESGQNKIAQAIFRAVKDYKHAVGKIPPARYDETASAEGSAEPANSSGGSSDGGASSSTTGQATDQTTATGLPVFKVQFMITKTEKRLTSPEFNGIKEVGCYYHQGMYKYTAGNERTPEDAMKIKKELDKKGYRDSFVIAFINGERISIDEARKQLKN; via the coding sequence ATGGAGAACCGGGGGTCAAAACTAACGAAAATTGTGATGGTGTTTAAACGTATTATTCTAATTTTTATTCTGTTTACAGGCGTTTTCGTTTCTACACCTTCTCTTTGGGCCCAGAAGGTGCAGCGGGTTGTGATTGATGCCGGACATGGGGGGCACGACCCCGGGGCTGTCGGCAAGTACTCGAAAGAAAAGGATATCACCTTGTCCATAGCCCTTAAAACAGGCAATCTCATCAAAGAACACCTGAAAGATGTGGAGGTAATTTATACCCGCAAAACCGATGTCTTTGTGGAATTGCACCGTCGGGCCCGCATTGCCAATGAAGCCAAGGCCGACCTCTTTATCTCCATTCACTGCAATGCGAACAAATCAACAACCCCCTACGGTTCCGAAACTTACGTCATGGGCCTTCACCGCAGCGATGCCAACCTGGCAGTAGCCCAGCTTGAAAATGCCTCCATCCTGCTCGAGGATGACTATCATGTTCAGTATGAAGGCTTTGACCCCAGATCACCGGAAGGATATATCTTCTTCTCAATGCTGCAGAACGCCTTTCTGGATCAGGGACTCGACCTTGCTTCACGCGTTCAGGGCCATTTCAGGGATCATGTGAAGCTCTACGACCGGGGCGTAAAACAGGCAGGATTCCTGGTACTTTATAAAACGACCATGCCTTCGGTACTGATTGAAGCAGGCTTTATCAGCAACGCGAATGAAGAAAAACTGCTTGCCTCCGAAAGCGGACAAAACAAGATTGCACAGGCGATTTTCAGGGCTGTTAAGGATTATAAACATGCTGTGGGGAAAATCCCGCCTGCCCGTTATGATGAAACAGCTTCGGCAGAAGGTTCCGCTGAACCTGCCAATAGCAGTGGTGGCAGTTCCGACGGCGGTGCATCATCTTCAACAACAGGCCAGGCAACGGATCAGACCACCGCAACAGGGCTGCCGGTATTTAAAGTACAGTTCATGATCACCAAAACCGAGAAACGCCTCACTTCACCCGAATTTAACGGAATTAAAGAAGTGGGCTGCTATTATCACCAGGGGATGTACAAATACACGGCAGGCAACGAACGAACCCCGGAAGATGCGATGAAAATAAAAAAGGAACTTGATAAAAAAGGCTACAGGGATTCATTTGTCATCGCTTTCATCAACGGGGAGCGAATTAGCATTGATGAAGCCAGGAAACAACTGAAAAACTGA
- a CDS encoding MlaD family protein, translated as MMKHFKFSREIRVGLLTLVTLAAFIWSYNFLKGRDVFKRQRTFYAVYDNVAGMMTANAITINGLEVGQVSRMYFHPQQPGRVVVELFMSNDIPIPRNSAARIYSSDLLGTRRIQIIPGDSPEFAESGDTLIGQMQQSLQDEVNDMVEPIMRKTENLITSFDTVLNVLSEIFNKQTRDNLTGTVESLRNTMASLENATLSVDTLVESQKIKLARIIDNIESISANLKQNGDNFNRILSNTASISDTIARSNISATLSKLTNSIENLEKIVAGIEKGEGTVGQLINNDKMYNELEASSRELKLLLEDMRLHPERYVHVSVFGRNPRKNPYQPPAE; from the coding sequence ATGATGAAACATTTTAAATTTTCAAGAGAAATACGGGTCGGCCTGCTTACGCTCGTAACGCTTGCAGCATTCATCTGGAGCTACAACTTCCTGAAAGGCAGGGATGTGTTCAAAAGGCAACGCACTTTTTACGCCGTTTATGACAATGTTGCCGGAATGATGACTGCCAATGCCATTACCATCAACGGGCTAGAAGTCGGCCAGGTGAGCCGGATGTATTTTCATCCGCAACAGCCGGGCAGGGTGGTTGTTGAGTTATTTATGTCGAACGATATTCCGATTCCGCGCAACTCAGCAGCCCGCATCTACAGTTCCGACCTGTTGGGCACCAGAAGGATACAGATTATTCCCGGCGATTCACCTGAATTTGCCGAATCAGGGGATACCCTGATCGGGCAGATGCAGCAAAGCCTTCAGGATGAGGTAAATGATATGGTAGAGCCCATTATGCGTAAAACCGAAAACCTGATCACTTCCTTTGATACTGTGCTGAATGTACTGAGTGAGATTTTCAACAAACAGACACGCGACAACCTGACCGGAACAGTAGAAAGTTTAAGGAATACCATGGCCAGTCTTGAAAATGCCACGCTCTCCGTGGATACGCTGGTTGAAAGCCAGAAGATTAAACTGGCCCGGATTATCGACAACATTGAATCCATCAGTGCCAACCTGAAGCAGAACGGGGATAATTTCAACAGGATACTTTCCAATACCGCCAGCATCAGCGACACCATCGCCCGCTCAAATATTTCGGCAACCCTTTCGAAACTTACAAATTCCATTGAAAACCTGGAAAAAATAGTTGCCGGAATCGAAAAAGGAGAAGGGACAGTCGGTCAGCTTATCAACAACGACAAGATGTATAACGAGCTGGAAGCTTCATCGAGGGAGTTAAAATTACTGCTCGAAGATATGCGACTCCATCCCGAACGCTATGTGCATGTCTCCGTTTTTGGCCGCAATCCCAGGAAGAATCCCTATCAGCCACCTGCTGAATAA
- a CDS encoding amidohydrolase: MKKMIDPLIALRHELHRTPELSGQEKETARRIRDFLSPLKPEQLLTMVGGHGVVAIFDSGTPGPEVWFRADTDALPVNETTQLDYASGNPGVSHKCGHDGHTAILAGLAEYIALHRPTKGRVLLLFQPAEETGQGAAAMLKALKALGFSPEYAFALHNLPGYPLNSVIVRNGTFAAASRGMVIRLKGRTSHASEPEKGMSPAAVMARLMVDLPGLSNNGDLKGYRDFVLLTLIYGNLGSPAFGTSPGEAVLMATLRAYQNGDMELLSNTAAELVRRHSDAAAMGCEISFTEEFPATMNHPEAVQFVSDAARSLGLPLIEAGLPFRWSEDFAHFAMESKAALFGIGSGTDHPALHHPDYDFPDKLIPTALKLWKDIYQRLQE, encoded by the coding sequence ATGAAAAAGATGATTGATCCGCTGATTGCCTTACGGCATGAGTTGCATCGTACCCCGGAATTGTCGGGGCAGGAAAAGGAAACGGCACGACGCATACGCGATTTCCTTAGTCCGTTGAAACCTGAGCAGTTGTTAACAATGGTGGGTGGACATGGGGTGGTGGCGATATTCGACAGCGGCACTCCCGGGCCGGAGGTGTGGTTCAGGGCTGATACGGATGCCTTGCCGGTAAATGAAACCACGCAACTGGACTATGCCTCGGGAAATCCGGGTGTTTCACACAAGTGTGGCCACGACGGGCATACGGCCATACTTGCCGGCCTGGCAGAGTATATTGCCTTGCACCGGCCCACGAAAGGGCGGGTACTGCTGTTGTTTCAGCCTGCCGAAGAGACGGGTCAGGGAGCGGCTGCCATGTTAAAGGCGCTTAAGGCTTTGGGTTTCAGTCCGGAGTATGCTTTTGCCCTTCACAACCTGCCAGGCTATCCCCTTAATTCGGTGATTGTCAGAAATGGAACTTTTGCAGCAGCATCGCGCGGGATGGTCATCAGGTTGAAGGGTAGGACTTCGCATGCCTCAGAACCCGAGAAAGGGATGAGCCCGGCGGCTGTAATGGCGCGCCTTATGGTTGACCTGCCCGGTTTGTCAAACAACGGTGACCTGAAAGGATACCGGGATTTTGTGCTGCTGACCCTGATTTATGGTAACCTGGGGTCTCCGGCATTTGGCACATCGCCCGGCGAGGCCGTATTAATGGCCACCTTGCGTGCCTATCAGAACGGGGATATGGAACTGCTCAGCAACACTGCGGCTGAACTCGTCCGCCGGCACTCGGATGCCGCCGCCATGGGCTGCGAAATCAGTTTTACCGAAGAATTCCCGGCAACAATGAACCATCCGGAAGCAGTTCAGTTTGTATCCGATGCCGCCCGCTCACTGGGTTTGCCGCTGATTGAGGCCGGGCTGCCATTCCGCTGGAGCGAGGATTTTGCCCATTTTGCCATGGAAAGCAAGGCCGCTTTGTTCGGCATCGGGTCCGGAACGGATCACCCCGCCCTGCATCATCCCGATTACGATTTTCCCGATAAACTGATCCCGACTGCACTTAAACTCTGGAAAGACATTTATCAGCGGTTGCAGGAATAG
- a CDS encoding dodecin family protein yields the protein MAVLKVIEILASSEVSWEDAAKKAVDTASKSLKGISSVYIQDMSAVVKSNKITEFRVNCKITFEVMD from the coding sequence ATGGCAGTATTAAAAGTTATTGAAATCCTGGCCTCCTCGGAAGTGAGCTGGGAAGACGCAGCAAAAAAAGCAGTGGATACTGCATCGAAGTCCCTGAAAGGCATCTCATCCGTTTACATCCAGGATATGAGCGCGGTGGTAAAATCAAACAAGATTACCGAATTCAGGGTAAATTGTAAAATCACTTTTGAAGTAATGGACTAA
- a CDS encoding YebC/PmpR family DNA-binding transcriptional regulator, producing the protein MGRAFEFRKARKMKRWGNMARVFTRLGKDIEMAVKAGGPDPSMNPKLRLLIQNAKSENMPKENVERAIKRAVSKDSADYKEVVYEGYGPHGIAVVVETATDNPTRTVGNVRSYFTRNGGSLGTMGMLDFLFERKCSFKVAMKEGIEIEELELELIDYGVEEIFVDEGEILIYADFASFGPIQKYLEENHFEIKTFAFERIPNDTKSLTPEEQADVDKMLERMEDDDDVTNVFHNMR; encoded by the coding sequence ATGGGAAGAGCATTTGAATTCCGCAAAGCACGCAAGATGAAGCGCTGGGGAAATATGGCAAGGGTATTCACCCGGCTGGGTAAGGACATTGAAATGGCCGTAAAAGCCGGCGGACCGGATCCCTCCATGAACCCAAAGCTCAGGCTGCTGATCCAGAATGCCAAGAGCGAAAATATGCCCAAAGAGAATGTTGAACGGGCCATTAAACGGGCTGTTTCAAAAGATTCTGCAGATTACAAGGAGGTTGTTTATGAAGGTTACGGGCCTCACGGAATCGCCGTGGTGGTTGAAACTGCCACCGATAATCCTACCCGTACCGTCGGCAATGTGCGCAGCTACTTTACCCGCAATGGCGGCAGCCTCGGTACCATGGGCATGCTCGACTTCCTTTTCGAACGTAAGTGCTCCTTTAAGGTGGCCATGAAAGAGGGCATCGAAATTGAAGAACTTGAGCTTGAACTCATCGACTACGGTGTGGAAGAAATTTTCGTGGATGAAGGGGAAATCCTGATATATGCCGATTTTGCCTCATTCGGTCCGATTCAGAAATATCTGGAGGAAAACCATTTCGAAATCAAAACTTTTGCCTTTGAGCGCATCCCCAACGACACAAAATCGCTTACCCCGGAAGAGCAGGCCGATGTGGATAAAATGCTGGAACGTATGGAAGACGACGACGACGTCACCAACGTATTCCACAATATGCGGTGA